In a single window of the Limnochorda sp. L945t genome:
- a CDS encoding heparan-alpha-glucosaminide N-acetyltransferase: MDALRGIAVAGMVAYHFMWDLNFFGLSSVDVTRGAWRVVARAGAAIFLLLVGVSLNLAASRRPSPAYERQWRARGLKLWGWALLISVVTRQALGEWFVLFGILHLIGTALLLAPLLWRWRHLSAVLGAAMIAGGQVARHIPVSGPWLVPLGLAPAGYQTVDYFPVLPWLGVVVAGLYLGQRLDLVGRWLAAHGRAPLLLVASPPVWLRPACSMGRHSLAIYLLHQPLLLAGFWICGYSIW; encoded by the coding sequence GTGGATGCCCTTCGGGGCATCGCGGTGGCCGGGATGGTCGCCTATCACTTCATGTGGGACCTGAACTTCTTCGGGCTCTCTTCCGTGGACGTGACCCGCGGCGCCTGGCGGGTGGTCGCGCGGGCCGGAGCCGCGATCTTCCTGCTCCTGGTGGGCGTCTCCCTGAACCTCGCGGCTTCCCGCAGGCCGTCACCGGCCTATGAACGGCAGTGGCGAGCACGGGGCCTGAAGCTGTGGGGGTGGGCGTTGCTCATCAGCGTTGTCACCCGGCAGGCGCTGGGCGAGTGGTTCGTGCTCTTCGGCATTCTGCATCTCATCGGCACTGCCCTGTTGCTGGCTCCTCTGCTGTGGCGCTGGCGGCACCTGAGCGCGGTCCTGGGCGCAGCCATGATAGCCGGCGGGCAGGTGGCCCGCCACATCCCCGTTTCCGGACCCTGGCTCGTCCCCCTTGGTCTGGCTCCCGCCGGCTACCAGACGGTGGACTACTTTCCCGTGCTGCCCTGGCTCGGTGTGGTAGTCGCCGGCCTGTACCTCGGGCAGCGGCTGGACCTGGTGGGCCGGTGGCTCGCTGCTCATGGTCGAGCGCCTTTGCTCCTCGTCGCATCGCCCCCCGTTTGGCTACGGCCGGCTTGCTCGATGGGGCGGCACTCGCTCGCCATCTACCTTCTCCACCAACCGCTCTTGTTGGCCGGTTTCTGGATATGCGGGTACTCCATCTGGTAG